Within Enterobacter sp. RHBSTW-00175, the genomic segment AGATGAAGCAGGCCGGGATAATTACCGGTGCACGTATCGATGTCAGTCCAAAACAGCTGGGTTACGACGTCTGCTGTTTTATTGGCATCATCCTTAAGAGCGCCAAAGATTATCCCTCTGCGCTGGAAAAGCTGAATGCACTCGATGAAGTCACCGAGGCGTACTACACCACCGGGCACTACAGCATCTTTATCAAAGTGATGTGCCGATCCATCGATGCGCTCCAGCAGGTACTTATCAACAAGATCCAAACAATCGATGAAATTCAGTCCACCGAGACACTGATCTCCCTGCAAAACCCGATCATGCGGACTATCCGCCCATGATCGGGCAAATTCATTCCCACATTTTCCACAGGTAGATCCCAGCTCGTTCACAGCGTACAATGGCCGCCTCTTAATATGAGCGAGCGATCAATGGCGGACATTACTCTTATCAGTGGCAGCACCCTGGGCGGCGCGGAATACGTTGCAGAACATCTGGCCGAAAAGCTGGAAGATGCCGGTTTTTCCACCGAAACCCTGCACGGGCCGTTACTGGAAGATCTTCCGACTGCCGGGATCTGGCTACTGATCACTTCTACGCACGGTGCGGGCGATATCCCGGACAACCTGCAACCTTTATATGACGAACTGCTGGAGCAACAACCCGACCTGTCAGCCGTACGTTTCGGTGCAGTCGGTATCGGTAGCCGTGAATATGACACCTTCTGTGGTGCAGTAGAGAAAATAGAAGCCGCAGTGAAGTCATCTGGAGCCAAACAGCTCGGTGAAACACTCAAGATCAACATCCTCGAACACGATATTCCAGAGGATCCAGCAGAGATTTGGCTGGAAGAATGGAAAAATTTACTCAAAAACGATTAAAGATCGCGCGAACAGATGTGGATAACTCTGGTTAAAAGCTCGTATTAAGCGGTAGTTATCCAAAGAATAACTCGCGTCCCGTTTTTGGCCTGTGTATAAAGTCGCGATCTGATCCCAGCTTATACGGTCCAGGATCACCGATCATTCACAGCAAACGATCCTTTCTAACTGCATGATCTTCTTTGCGAGATCGGACTTACCCACAGGGAGAGGCGATCCTAATAAGAGATCACAATAGAACAGATCTCTAAATAAAAAGATCTTCTTTTTAATAGCCCAGGATCCCAATGCTTTCTCGAAAGACTAAAGTTGAGTAGAATCCACGGCCCGGGCTTCAATCCATTTTCATACCGCTTTACGCGAGGCAGACCACCATGTTTTATCAGGATCCTTTTGACGTCATCATCATTGGCGGGGGTCATGCAGGCACTGAGGCCGCAATGGCCGCAGCGCGTATGGGTCAGCAGACCCTGCTTTTGACACACAATATCGACACGCTTGGACAGATGTCCTGTAATCCGGCGATTGGCGGCATTGGGAAAGGACACCTGGTAAAAGAAGTGGATGCACTTGGCGGCCTGATGGCGAAAGCGATCGATCAGGCAGGCATCCAGTTTAGGATACTAAACGCGAGTAAAGGCCCGGCTGTCCGTGCGACCCGAGCCCAGGCAGACCGCGTGCTTTACCGCCAGGCAGTGCGTACCGCACTGGAGAACCAACCGAATTTGATGATCTTCCAGCAAGCGGTGGAAGATCTTATCGTTGAGAACGATCGCGTTGTCGGCGCGGTGACCCAGATGGGCCTCAAATTCCGTGCTAAAGCGGTAGTGCTGACCGTCGGGACATTCCTGGATGGCAAAATCCATATCGGTCTGGATAACTACAGCGGTGGCCGTGCTGGCGATCCGCCGTCCATTCCGCTTTCTCGTCGTTTGCGTGAGCTGCCGCTGCGCGTCAGCCGCCTGAAAACCGGTACGCCGCCACGTATCGATGCCCGAACCATTGATTTCAGCGTGCTGGCGCAACAGCATGGTGACAACCCAATGCCGGTGTTCTCGTTCATGGGCAATGCGGCTCAGCATCCGCAGCAGGTTCCTTGCTACATCACGCACACCAACGAAAAAACCCATGACGTGATCCGTAATAATCTCGATCGTAGCCCAATGTATGCTGGCGTGATCGAAGGGATCGGCCCACGCTACTGCCCGTCGATCGAAGACAAAGTGATGCGCTTTGCCGATCGTAACCAGCACCAGATCTTCCTCGAGCCGGAAGGACTGACGTCTAACGAAATTTATCCGAACGGTATTTCCACCAGCCTGCCGTTTGATGTGCAGATGCAAATTGTTCGCTCAATGCAGGGCATGGAGAACGCTAAAATTGTTCGTCCAGGCTACGCTATTGAATATGATTTCTTCGATCCGCGTGACCTGAAACCAACCCTGGAGAGCAAGTTCATCCATGGGCTGTTCTTCGCCGGTCAGATCAACGGCACAACAGGTTACGAAGAAGCTGCCGCACAGGGCCTGCTTGCGGGTCTTAACGCCGCGCGCTTCTCTGCCGAGAAAGAGGGCTGGGCTCCGGGTCGTTCCCAGGCTTACCTGGGCGTGCTGGTCGACGATCTTTGCACCCTGGGCACCAAAGAACCGTACCGTATGTTTACGTCCCGCGCGGAATATCGCCTGATGCTGCGCGAAGACAACGCCGATCTGCGTCTGACCGAAATGGGTCGTGAGCTGGGTCTGGTGGATGACGAACGCTGGGCGCGTTTCAACGAGAAGCTGGAACGCATCGAACAGGAACGTCAGCGCCTGAAAACAACGTGGGTGAATCCACAGGCAGAAACTGCTGCCGAAGTGAACGCTCACTTGACTGCGCCGCTCTCGCGCGAAGCCAGCGGTGAAGATTTGCTGCGTCGCCCGGAAGTGACCTATGAGAACCTGGTCAAACTGACCGCGTTCGCGCCGGGTCTTGAAGACGTTGAAGCGGCAGAGCAGGTCGAAATCCAGGTGAAGTACGAAGGCTACATCGCGCGTCAGCAGGATGAGATCGAAAAACAGCAGCGCAACGAAAACACGTTGCTGCCGGAAATGCTGGACTATCGTCAGGTGACAGGCCTTTCCAATGAAGTGATCGCCAAACTGAACGATCACAAGCCTGTGTCGATCGGCCAGGCATCACGTATCTCCGGCGTCACGCCTGCCGCGATTTCGATTCTGCTGGTGTGGTTGAAAAAACAAGGTATGTTGCGCCGCAGCGCGTAGTTCCTTGAACATTGCTTTTTGGCGGGTGGCGCTTCGCTTACCCGCCCTACTTATTCGTAGGCCCGGTAAGCGACAGCGCCACCGGGCGAAAAATCTCTAAACAGGTATTCACCGTGCTCAATAAACTCTCTCGTCTGCTGGATGAAGCAGGTATTTCGCTCACCGATCACCAGAAAAATCAGCTGGTGGCCTATGTCGATATGCTGAACAAATGGAACAAAGCGTACAACCTGACTTCCGTACGCGATCCCAACGAGATGCTCGTTCGCCATATCCTCGATAGCATCGTGGTTGCCCCGCATCTGCAAGGTGAGCGCTTTATCGACGTCGGGACGGGTCCGGGCCTGCCTGGCGTGCCGTTGTCGATTGTTCGTCCTGAGTGCCATTTCACGCTGCTGGACAGCCTGGGAAAACGCGTACGTTTCTTACGCCAGGTGCAGCATGAATTGCAGCTTGATAACATCACACCCGTACAGAGCAGGGTAGAGGAGTTCCCGGCGGAACCACCGTTTGACGGTGTTATCAGCCGTGCATTTGCATCACTCAACGACATGGTGAGCTGGTGCAAGCATTTGCCTGCACAAAATGGCCGTTTTTATGCGCTGAAAGGGCAGTTGCCTGGTGAGGAGATTGAACAACTTCCTGTTGGTTTTTCAGTCGAATCTATTGAGAAATTAAACATTCCTCAACTCGAAGGCGAACGCCATCTGGTGATAATTAAGCCAAACAATTTTTAAATAATTAATAAAAAATGTGGAATTTGTGCTGTTCTTATAGTGTTAAAAAACAGCACAACTAAAGAGATTTTGCTGAAGTTAATTTAACCTTGTTGTTACCATGGATTTTCTTTGGGTTAACGTTATTCGCATGGTTACCCTGGAGAATAGTCAACAACGAAAATATCAGCCTGCTAAAAGTGAAAAGTCGCAATAAGGTGGGAATGTTAAATATTTATTAAGAATGTCAATGAAAGGTTTTTGTTGTATACAGGGCTGTTTTGAAAATAGTTACGACAATTTATCTTTAATATCATAAAGATGAAATAAACCGATTTACGTCTTTGATAAATACAACCTTATCGTAAATGTGTATTTTGTGATCTCGTGCACGCTTTATCGTCAACGTTTTCGCGCGGTTTGCAGTTTTGTTGGAAGGCCTGCGGTTTCACGAAAAGTTAAAAAATAGCGGTGGGGAAAAATATTTAAACATTTATTCACCTTTTCGCTACTTAATGTTTGAAATCACGGGGGCGCACCGTATAATTTGTCCGCTTTTTGATGCTTGACTCTGAGCCTTAAAGGACGTTTTATACGACACGCGACATACCTCAAAGGGAGCAGGAGTAAAAACGTGATGTCTGTGTCGCTCTTGAGTAGAAACGTTGCTCGTAAGCTTCTGTTCATTCAGTTTCTGGCTGTGATAGCAAGTGGACTGCTGTTTAGCCTCAAAGACCCCTTCTGGGGCATCTCCGCCGTGTGCGGGGGTTTGGCGGTGGTTCTGCCAAACGTGTTGTTTATGATTTTTGCCTGGCGTCATCAGGCGCATACACCTGCCAAAGGCCGCGTGGCCTGGTCCTTCGCCCTCGGCGAAGTGTGTAAGGTGTTGCTAACCTTTGCTCTACTGGTGATGGCGCTGGCGGTTTTGAAAGTGGTATTCATGCCGCTGATAGCTACGTGGGTTTTGGTGCTGGTGGTACAAGTTCTGGCTCCAGCTGTAATCAACAACAAAGGGTAAAAGGCATCATGGCTTCAGAAAATATGACGCCGCAGGATTACATAGGTCACCATCTGAATAACCTTCAGTTGGACCTGCGTACATTCTCGCTGGTCGATCCGCATAACCCCCCGGCCACCTTCTGGACGATCAACATCGACTCCATGTTCTTCTCGGTGGTTTTGGGTCTTCTGTTCCTGGCCATGTTCCGCGGTGTTGCTAAAAAAGCGACCAGCGGTGTTCCAGGGAAATTCCAGACGTTCATCGAAATGATCATCGGCTTTGTCCATGGCAGCGTGAAAGACATGTACCATGGCAAGAGCAAGCTGATTGCTCCGCTGGCCCTGACTGTGTTCGTTTGGGTCTTCCTGATGAACCTGATGGACCTGCTGCCTATCGATTTTATTCCGTGGATCGGCGAGCACGTCCTCGGTCTGCCTGCACTGCGCGTGGTTCCGTCCGCAGACGTGAACATCACTCTGTCGATGGCGCTCGGTGTATTCATCCTGATTCTTTTCTACAGCATCAAAATGAAAGGCGTAAGCGGCTTTGTGAAAGAGCTTACCTTGCAGCCGTTCAACCACTGGGCGTTTATTCCGGTCAACCTGATCCTGGAAGGCGTTAGCCTGCTGTCCAAACCTGTTTCACTGGGTCTGCGACTGTTCGGCAACATGTATGCGGGTGAGCTGATTTTCATTCTGATCGCGGGTCTTCTGCCGTGGTGGTCACAGTGGATTCTTAATGTGCCATGGGCCATTTTCCACATCCTGATCATTACGCTGCAAGCCTTTATCTTCATGGTTCTGACGATTGTCTATCTGTCGATGGCATCTGAAGAGCACTGATTCTTTACCAACACTACTACGTTTTAATTGAAACAAACTGGAGACTGTCATGGAAAACCTGAATATGGATCTGCTGTACATGGCTGCCGCTGTGATGATGGGTCTGGCGGCTATCGGTGCTGCGATCGGTATCGGCATCCTCGGGGGCAAATTCCTGGAAGGCGCAGCGCGTCAACCGGATCTGATTCCTCTGCTGCGTACTCAGTTCTTTATCGTTATGGGTCTGGTGGATGCTATCCCAATGATCGCTGTAGGTCTGGGTCTGTACGTGATGTTTGCTGTCGCGTAGTAGTAGTTTTAAAACCCTAAGCCACAGAAATTAAAGAGGTATTGTGCTGTGAACATGAACGCAACAATCCTCGGCCAGGCCATCGCGTTTATTCTCTTTGTCTGGTTCTGCATGAAGTATGTATGGCCGCCATTAATGGCTGCCATCGAAAAACGTCAGAAAGAAATTGCTGACGGTCTGGCTTCCGCAGAACGCGCTAAGAAAGATTTGGACCTTGCACAGGCCAACGCGACAGACCAGCTGAAAAAAGCGAAAGCTGAAGCTCAGGTAATCATTGAACAGGCTAACAAACGCCGTTCTCAGATCCTGGACGAAGCAAAAGCTGAAGCAGAACAGGAACGTACTAAGATCGTGGCACAAGCTCAGGCTGAAATTGATGCTGAGCGTAAACGTGCTCGTGAAGAACTGCGTAAGCAGGTTGCGATTCTGGCTGTTGCTGGCGCCGAGAAGATCATCGAACGTTCCGTGGATGAAGCTGCTAACAGCGACATCGTGGACAAACTTGTCGCTGAACTGTAAGGAGGGAGGGGCTGATGTCTGAATTTGTTACGGTAGCTCGCCCCTACGCCAAAGCAGCTTTTGACTTTGCTGTCGAACACCAAAATGTCGATCGCTGGCAGAACATGCTGGCGTTTGCCGCTGAGGTGACGAAAAACGAACAAATGGCTGAGTTGCTTTCCGGTGCGTTAGCGCCAGAAACCCTCGCCGCGTCGTTTATCGCCGTGTGCGGGGAGCAACTGGATGCCAACGGCCAGAACCTGATTAAGGTTATGGCTGAGAACGGTCGTCTGCGTGTGCTCCCTGATGTTCTTGAGCAGTTCGAGCACTTACGTGCCCTTAGTGAAGCTACTGCTGAAGTCGAAGTGACTTCTGCAACTGAACTGAGTACCGAACAGCTTTCGAAGATCACTGCTGCGATGGAAAAACGTCTGTCACGCAAAGTTAAGCTGAATTGCAAAATCGATAAGTCTGTAATGGCAGGCGTAATCATCCGTTCGGGTGATATGGTCATTGATGGCAGCGTACGCGGCCGTCTTGAGCGCCTTGCAGACGTCTTGCAGTCTTAAGGGGACTGGAGCATGCAACTGAATTCCACCGAAATCAGCGAACTGATCAAGCAGCGCATTGCTCAGTTCAGTGTTGTGAGTGAAGCTCACAACGAAGGTACTATTGTTTCTGTAAGTGACGGTGTTATCCGCATTCACGGCCTGGCCGATTGTATGCAGGGTGAAATGATTTCCCTGCCGGGTAACCGTTACGCTATCGCACTGAACCTGGAGCGCGACTCCGTAGGTGCAGTTGTGATGGGTCCATACGCTGACCTCGCCGAAGGCATGAAGGTTAAGTGTACGGGTCGTATTCTGGAAGTTCCGGTTGGCCGTGGCCTGCTGGGTCGTGTTGTTAACACCCTGGGTGCGCCAATCGACGGTAAAGGTCCGGTTGAGCACGATGGCTTCTCTCCAATCGAAGTTATCGCACCAGGCGTTATCGACCGTCAGTCCGTTGATCAACCAGTACAGACTGGTTATAAATCCGTTGATGCCATGATCCCAATCGGTCGTGGTCAGCGTGAACTGATCATCGGTGACCGTCAGACCGGTAAAACCGCAATGGCTATCGATGCCATCATCAACCAGCGCGACTCTGGCATCAAATGTGTGTACGTGGCTATCGGCCAGAAAGCGTCCACCATTTCCAACGTTGTTCGCAAACTGGAAGAGCACGGTGCGCTGTCTAACACCATCGTTGTGGTTGCAACCGCTTCTGAATCTGCTGCACTGCAATACCTGGCACCATATGCTGGTTGCGCGATGGGCGAATACTTCCGTGACCGCGGTGAAGATGCACTGATCGTATACGATGACCTGTCTAAACAGGCTGTTGCTTATCGTCAGGTTTCTCTGCTGCTCCGTCGTCCACCTGGACGTGAAGCATTCCCTGGCGACGTATTCTACCTCCACTCTCGTCTGCTGGAGCGTGCTTCCCGCGTTAACGCGGAATACGTCGAGAACTTCACCAAAGGTGAAGTGAAAGGTAAAACTGGTTCACTGACCGCTCTGCCGATCATTGAAACCCAGGCGGGTGACGTTTCTGCGTTCGTTCCGACCAACGTAATTTCCATTACCGATGGTCAGATCTTCCTGGAAACCAACCTGTTTAACTCCGGTATTCGTCCGGCAGTTAACCCGGGTATCTCCGTATCTCGTGTTGGTGGTGCAGCTCAGACCAAGATCATCAAGAAACTGTCCGGTGGTATCCGTACCGCTCTGGCACAGTATCGTGAACTGGCAGCGTTCTCTCAGTTCGCGTCCGATCTGGATGAAGCTACCCGTAAACAGCTGAGCCACGGTCAGAAAGTGACCGAGCTGCTGAAACAGAAACAGTATGCCCCTATGTCTGTTGCACAACAGGGCCTGGTGCTGTTCGCGGCTGAACGCGGTTACCTCGAAGATGTGGAACTGGCGAAAATCGGTAGCTTCGAAGCCGCTCTGTTGGCTTACGTTGACCGTGATCACGCTCCGCTGATGCAAGAGATCAACCAGTCCGGTGGCTATAACGACGAAATCGAAGGCAAGCTGAAAGCTATCCTCGATTCCTTCAAAGCAACCCAGTCCTGGTAACGTCCGGCGGCTTGTCTTAGGACAGGCCGCAAGGCATTGAGGAGAAGCTCATGGCCGGCGCAAAAGAGATACGTAGTAAGATCGCAAGCGTCCAGAACACGCAGAAGATCACTAAAGCGATGGAGATGGTCGCCGCTTCCAAAATGCGTAAATCGCAGGATCGCATGGCGGCCAGCCGTCCTTATGCAGAAACCATGCGCAAAGTGATTGGTCACCTTGCAAACGGTAATCTGGAATATAAGCACCCTTACCTGGAAGAACGCGAAGTTAAACGCGTGGGCTACCTGGTGGTGTCGACCGACCGTGGTCTGTGTGGCGGCTTGAACATTAACCTGTTCAAAAAACTGCTGGCGGATATGAAAGCATGGTCCGAAAAAGGCGTTCAGAGCGATATCGCGATGATCGGCTCCAAGGGCGTGTCTTTCTTTAACTCCGTTGGTGGCAATATTGTCGCTCAGGTGACCGGTATGGGTGATAACCCATCCCTGTCCGAACTGATCGGCCCGGTTAAAGTGATGTTGCAGGCCTATGATGAAGGCCGTCTGGACAGACTGTACGTTGTCAGCAACAAATTTATTAACACCATGTCTCAGGTTCCTACTCTCACTCAGATGTTGCCTTTACCGGCATCAGAAGATGACGATATGAAGCGTAAAACCTGGGATTACCTGTATGAACCCGATCCGAAACCGCTGTTGGATACTCTGCTGCGTCGTTATGTCGAATCTCAGGTTTATCAGGGCGTTGTAGAAAACCTGGCCAGCGAGCAAGCCGCACGTATGGTGGCGATGAAAGCCGCGACCGATAATGGCGGCAGCCTGATTAAAGAGCTGCAGTTGGTTTACAACAAAGCTCGTCAGGCCAGCATTACTCAGGAACTCACCGAGATTGTCTCGGGGGCCGCCGCGGTTTAACCAGGTTTACGAATTACGTAGAGGATTCAAGATGGCTACTGGAAAGATTGTCCAGGTAATCGGCGCCGTGGTGGACGTCGAGTTCCCTCAGGACGCCGTACCGCGCGTGTACGATGCGCTTGAGGTACAGAATGGTAACGAGAGCCTGGTGCTGGAAGTTCAGCAGCAGCTCGGCGGCGGTATCGTGCGTACCATCGCCATGGGTTCTTCCGACGGTCTGCGTCGTGGTCTGGAAGTTAAAGACCTTGAGCACCCGATCGAAGTTCCTGTAGGTAAAGCAACACTGGGTCGTATCATGAACGTATTGGGTCACCCAATCGACATGAAAGGCGACATCGGTGAAGAAGAGCGTTGGGCTATCCACCGTGCAGCACCTTCCTACGAAGAGCTGTCCAGCTCTCAGGAACTGCTGGAAACCGGTATCAAAGTTATCGACCTGATGTGTCCGTTTGCGAAGGGCGGTAAAGTTGGTCTGTTCGGTGGTGCGGGTGTTGGTAAAACCGTAAACATGATGGAGCTGATCCGTAACATCGCGATCGAACACTCCGGTTACTCCGTGTTTGCAGGTGTTGGTGAGCGTACTCGTGAGGGTAACGACTTCTACCACGAAATGACTGACTCCAACGTTCTGGACAAAGTATCCCTGGTTTACGGTCAGATGAACGAGCCACCAGGAAACCGTCTGCGCGTTGCGCTGACTGGCCTGACTATGGCTGAGAAATTCCGTGACGAAGGCCGTGACGTTCTGCTGTTCGTTGATAACATCTACCGTTATACCCTGGCCGGTACTGAAGTATCAGCACTGCTGGGTCGTATGCCTTCAGCGGTAGGTTATCAGCCAACTCTGGCAGAAGAGATGGGTGTTCTTCAGGAACGTATCACCTCTACCAAAACCGGTTCTATCACCTCCGTTCAGGCGGTATACGTACCTGCGGATGACTTGACTGACCCATCTCCAGCAACCACCTTTGCGCACCTTGATGCAACTGTGGTACTGAGCCGTCAGATCGCGTCTCTGGGTATCTACCCAGCCGTTGACCCGCTGGACTCCACCAGCCGTCAGCTGGATCCACTGGTTGTTGGTCAGGAACACTACGACACCGCGCGTGGCGTACAGTCCCTGCTGCAACGTTACCAGGAACTGAAAGACATCATCGCCATCCTGGGTATGGATGAACTGTCTGAAGAAGACAAACTGGTGGTAGCACGCGCTCGTAAGATCCAGCGCTTCCTGTCCCAGCCGTTCTTCGTTGCGGAAGTATTCACCGGTTCTCCGGGTAAATACGTTTCCCTGAAAGACACCATCCGTGGCTTTAAAGGCATCATGGAAGGCGAATACGATCACCTGCCAGAGCAGGCGTTCTACATGGTTGGTTCCATCGACGAAGCCGTGGAAAAAGCCAAAAAACTTTAACGCCTTAATCGGAGGGTGATATGGCAATGACTTACCACCTGGACGTCGTCAGCGCAGAGGAACAAATGTTCTCTGGTCTGGTCGAGAAAATCCAGGTAACGGGTAGTGAAGGCGAACTGGGTATCTTCCCAGGTCACGCACCGCTGCTCACCGCCATTAAGCCTGGTATGATCCGCATCGTTAAACAGTTCGGTCATGAAGAGTTTATCTATCTGTCCGGCGGCATTATTGAAGTGCAGCCTGGCAGTGTGACCGTTCTGGCCGATACCGCTATCCGTGGCCAGGATCTCGACGAAGCGCGAGCCCTGGAATCGAAGCGTAAGGCTGAAGAGCACATTAGCAGCTCTCATGGTGACGTGGATTACGCTCAGGCGTCTGCGGAGCTGGCCAAAGCGATCGCGAAACTGCGCGTTATCGAGTTGACCAAAAAAGCGATGTAACACCGGCTTGAAAAGCACAAAAGCCAGTCTGGATACCAGGCTGGCTTTTTTTTATTCCGTATCTCTAGACACTAAATATTTTCTGATTTTTCCGCACTTGCCTATACCTTTCCATTTTTTAAGGTCATTGCGCGCTACGCTTCCAATGGCTCGATGAAGGCATTATTCAATGTTTAAACTGACTATACGGAGCAATTATGGCCAATCTAGTCTATCTGACACTTAATGGACATTGCAGGGGTTAATTTCTGCGGGATGTTCTTCGCAGAGGTCTATTGGTAATAAAGCGCAAACTGCGCATG encodes:
- the atpE gene encoding F0F1 ATP synthase subunit C, translating into MENLNMDLLYMAAAVMMGLAAIGAAIGIGILGGKFLEGAARQPDLIPLLRTQFFIVMGLVDAIPMIAVGLGLYVMFAVA
- the atpA gene encoding F0F1 ATP synthase subunit alpha, encoding MQLNSTEISELIKQRIAQFSVVSEAHNEGTIVSVSDGVIRIHGLADCMQGEMISLPGNRYAIALNLERDSVGAVVMGPYADLAEGMKVKCTGRILEVPVGRGLLGRVVNTLGAPIDGKGPVEHDGFSPIEVIAPGVIDRQSVDQPVQTGYKSVDAMIPIGRGQRELIIGDRQTGKTAMAIDAIINQRDSGIKCVYVAIGQKASTISNVVRKLEEHGALSNTIVVVATASESAALQYLAPYAGCAMGEYFRDRGEDALIVYDDLSKQAVAYRQVSLLLRRPPGREAFPGDVFYLHSRLLERASRVNAEYVENFTKGEVKGKTGSLTALPIIETQAGDVSAFVPTNVISITDGQIFLETNLFNSGIRPAVNPGISVSRVGGAAQTKIIKKLSGGIRTALAQYRELAAFSQFASDLDEATRKQLSHGQKVTELLKQKQYAPMSVAQQGLVLFAAERGYLEDVELAKIGSFEAALLAYVDRDHAPLMQEINQSGGYNDEIEGKLKAILDSFKATQSW
- the asnC gene encoding transcriptional regulator AsnC, with amino-acid sequence MENYQIDNLDRGILEALMANARTAYAELAKQFGVSPGTIHVRVEKMKQAGIITGARIDVSPKQLGYDVCCFIGIILKSAKDYPSALEKLNALDEVTEAYYTTGHYSIFIKVMCRSIDALQQVLINKIQTIDEIQSTETLISLQNPIMRTIRP
- the atpD gene encoding F0F1 ATP synthase subunit beta; amino-acid sequence: MATGKIVQVIGAVVDVEFPQDAVPRVYDALEVQNGNESLVLEVQQQLGGGIVRTIAMGSSDGLRRGLEVKDLEHPIEVPVGKATLGRIMNVLGHPIDMKGDIGEEERWAIHRAAPSYEELSSSQELLETGIKVIDLMCPFAKGGKVGLFGGAGVGKTVNMMELIRNIAIEHSGYSVFAGVGERTREGNDFYHEMTDSNVLDKVSLVYGQMNEPPGNRLRVALTGLTMAEKFRDEGRDVLLFVDNIYRYTLAGTEVSALLGRMPSAVGYQPTLAEEMGVLQERITSTKTGSITSVQAVYVPADDLTDPSPATTFAHLDATVVLSRQIASLGIYPAVDPLDSTSRQLDPLVVGQEHYDTARGVQSLLQRYQELKDIIAILGMDELSEEDKLVVARARKIQRFLSQPFFVAEVFTGSPGKYVSLKDTIRGFKGIMEGEYDHLPEQAFYMVGSIDEAVEKAKKL
- the atpG gene encoding F0F1 ATP synthase subunit gamma, whose translation is MAGAKEIRSKIASVQNTQKITKAMEMVAASKMRKSQDRMAASRPYAETMRKVIGHLANGNLEYKHPYLEEREVKRVGYLVVSTDRGLCGGLNINLFKKLLADMKAWSEKGVQSDIAMIGSKGVSFFNSVGGNIVAQVTGMGDNPSLSELIGPVKVMLQAYDEGRLDRLYVVSNKFINTMSQVPTLTQMLPLPASEDDDMKRKTWDYLYEPDPKPLLDTLLRRYVESQVYQGVVENLASEQAARMVAMKAATDNGGSLIKELQLVYNKARQASITQELTEIVSGAAAV
- the atpI gene encoding F0F1 ATP synthase subunit I, producing MSVSLLSRNVARKLLFIQFLAVIASGLLFSLKDPFWGISAVCGGLAVVLPNVLFMIFAWRHQAHTPAKGRVAWSFALGEVCKVLLTFALLVMALAVLKVVFMPLIATWVLVLVVQVLAPAVINNKG
- the atpH gene encoding F0F1 ATP synthase subunit delta, with amino-acid sequence MSEFVTVARPYAKAAFDFAVEHQNVDRWQNMLAFAAEVTKNEQMAELLSGALAPETLAASFIAVCGEQLDANGQNLIKVMAENGRLRVLPDVLEQFEHLRALSEATAEVEVTSATELSTEQLSKITAAMEKRLSRKVKLNCKIDKSVMAGVIIRSGDMVIDGSVRGRLERLADVLQS
- the mioC gene encoding FMN-binding protein MioC — protein: MADITLISGSTLGGAEYVAEHLAEKLEDAGFSTETLHGPLLEDLPTAGIWLLITSTHGAGDIPDNLQPLYDELLEQQPDLSAVRFGAVGIGSREYDTFCGAVEKIEAAVKSSGAKQLGETLKINILEHDIPEDPAEIWLEEWKNLLKND
- the atpB gene encoding F0F1 ATP synthase subunit A, yielding MASENMTPQDYIGHHLNNLQLDLRTFSLVDPHNPPATFWTINIDSMFFSVVLGLLFLAMFRGVAKKATSGVPGKFQTFIEMIIGFVHGSVKDMYHGKSKLIAPLALTVFVWVFLMNLMDLLPIDFIPWIGEHVLGLPALRVVPSADVNITLSMALGVFILILFYSIKMKGVSGFVKELTLQPFNHWAFIPVNLILEGVSLLSKPVSLGLRLFGNMYAGELIFILIAGLLPWWSQWILNVPWAIFHILIITLQAFIFMVLTIVYLSMASEEH
- a CDS encoding F0F1 ATP synthase subunit epsilon; protein product: MAMTYHLDVVSAEEQMFSGLVEKIQVTGSEGELGIFPGHAPLLTAIKPGMIRIVKQFGHEEFIYLSGGIIEVQPGSVTVLADTAIRGQDLDEARALESKRKAEEHISSSHGDVDYAQASAELAKAIAKLRVIELTKKAM
- the mnmG gene encoding tRNA uridine-5-carboxymethylaminomethyl(34) synthesis enzyme MnmG gives rise to the protein MFYQDPFDVIIIGGGHAGTEAAMAAARMGQQTLLLTHNIDTLGQMSCNPAIGGIGKGHLVKEVDALGGLMAKAIDQAGIQFRILNASKGPAVRATRAQADRVLYRQAVRTALENQPNLMIFQQAVEDLIVENDRVVGAVTQMGLKFRAKAVVLTVGTFLDGKIHIGLDNYSGGRAGDPPSIPLSRRLRELPLRVSRLKTGTPPRIDARTIDFSVLAQQHGDNPMPVFSFMGNAAQHPQQVPCYITHTNEKTHDVIRNNLDRSPMYAGVIEGIGPRYCPSIEDKVMRFADRNQHQIFLEPEGLTSNEIYPNGISTSLPFDVQMQIVRSMQGMENAKIVRPGYAIEYDFFDPRDLKPTLESKFIHGLFFAGQINGTTGYEEAAAQGLLAGLNAARFSAEKEGWAPGRSQAYLGVLVDDLCTLGTKEPYRMFTSRAEYRLMLREDNADLRLTEMGRELGLVDDERWARFNEKLERIEQERQRLKTTWVNPQAETAAEVNAHLTAPLSREASGEDLLRRPEVTYENLVKLTAFAPGLEDVEAAEQVEIQVKYEGYIARQQDEIEKQQRNENTLLPEMLDYRQVTGLSNEVIAKLNDHKPVSIGQASRISGVTPAAISILLVWLKKQGMLRRSA
- the rsmG gene encoding 16S rRNA (guanine(527)-N(7))-methyltransferase RsmG, which gives rise to MLNKLSRLLDEAGISLTDHQKNQLVAYVDMLNKWNKAYNLTSVRDPNEMLVRHILDSIVVAPHLQGERFIDVGTGPGLPGVPLSIVRPECHFTLLDSLGKRVRFLRQVQHELQLDNITPVQSRVEEFPAEPPFDGVISRAFASLNDMVSWCKHLPAQNGRFYALKGQLPGEEIEQLPVGFSVESIEKLNIPQLEGERHLVIIKPNNF
- the atpF gene encoding F0F1 ATP synthase subunit B, which codes for MNMNATILGQAIAFILFVWFCMKYVWPPLMAAIEKRQKEIADGLASAERAKKDLDLAQANATDQLKKAKAEAQVIIEQANKRRSQILDEAKAEAEQERTKIVAQAQAEIDAERKRAREELRKQVAILAVAGAEKIIERSVDEAANSDIVDKLVAEL